The genomic segment TTTATAAGAGGCAATCTTCCCCCGACAAAATTGACGTATATCACTCTTTTCCAGTGAATGTTCAGGCCGAACAATAATCCAGGCACAAAGCTCCTCGCCCAGTCGTGGATCAGGAATGCCAAAGACCTGCACCTCCTGAATTGCCGGATGGCCATAGAGATAATTTTCTATTTCACGGGGATAAATATTTTCTCCGCAACGAAGAATCATGTCACTCAGCCTACCAACAATGGAACAGTAACCCTCTTCATCAAGGACAGCAAGATCGCCGGTACGCATCCAACCATCCTGAATTGACTCTGCTGTTCTCTCAGGATCGGCCCAATATCCACACATTACCGAATAGCCACGGGTCCACAGCTCTCCTGTCACGCCAACAGGAACAGTCTTGCCCTCCTTGCTCACCAACTTTACCTGTACATGAGGATGAACACGGCCCACCGTTGTAACTCGATTTTTCAGAGAATCAGAAACTTCACTTTGAAAGGAGACAGGTGAGGTCTCTGTCATTCCGTAGGCGATAGTTATCTCAGAGAGATGCATCCTCCCAACAACTTCTCGCATCACCTCTATGGGACATGGGGCGCCGGCCATAATCCCTGTTCGCAGCGAAGAAAGATTAAATAAAGCAAAGCTAGGCACACTGAGCATAGAAATATACATGGCCGGAACACCATAGAGAGCCGTACAGGCCTCCTGTTCTATCACCTTCAGGGTCGTTTTAGGAGTAAAACGCTCGGCAGGAAATACGATACTGGCACCCTTGCTAAGACAACCAAGCACCCCCAGAACCATACCAAAACAGTGGTAGAGCGGCACCGGAAGACAGAGACGATCACCAGGGCCGAAGTTCATCCTGGCTGTGACATTACTGGCATTATTTAAAATATTAAAATGGCTCAGGGTAG from the Desulfotalea psychrophila LSv54 genome contains:
- a CDS encoding AMP-binding protein, translating into MSNSLLNGVSLVQGDQSAPLKEKTIAEELLAAVSSWGDREFLYFYKQDIRLTYREFSERVDNLARGLAELGLKKGERVGIWSQNRLEWVLVQFATARLGLVLVNINPACRLRELDHILSQVDCSAIIFSDRSKFTNYFEMVTTLIPQLLDDSLSPHLNYSSLRFVIRMGNELIGNILSLQKIIADGEESHYPLDDILPLLHRDDPVNIQFTSGTTGQAKGATLSHFNILNNASNVTARMNFGPGDRLCLPVPLYHCFGMVLGVLGCLSKGASIVFPAERFTPKTTLKVIEQEACTALYGVPAMYISMLSVPSFALFNLSSLRTGIMAGAPCPIEVMREVVGRMHLSEITIAYGMTETSPVSFQSEVSDSLKNRVTTVGRVHPHVQVKLVSKEGKTVPVGVTGELWTRGYSVMCGYWADPERTAESIQDGWMRTGDLAVLDEEGYCSIVGRLSDMILRCGENIYPREIENYLYGHPAIQEVQVFGIPDPRLGEELCAWIIVRPEHSLEKSDIRQFCRGKIASYKIPHHISFVDEMPMSVTGKPQKFKMRAQMCAQLGLTV